The proteins below come from a single Xenopus tropicalis strain Nigerian chromosome 9, UCB_Xtro_10.0, whole genome shotgun sequence genomic window:
- the LOC100498474 gene encoding retinal cone rhodopsin-sensitive cGMP 3',5'-cyclic phosphodiesterase subunit gamma, producing the protein MGKSTDVLDKKRKETEVKAAEEVNVPSENIGATSSQPPARQRKGPKFKQRGSKEFKSKPPKKGVIGFEEIPGMEGLGQDITVVCPWEAYSHLELHELAQYGII; encoded by the exons ATGGGGAAAAGTACTGATGTTCTAGATAAAAAGCGAAAAGAAACTGAAGTTAAAGCTGCAGAGGAAGTAAACGTGCCTTCAGAAAACATTGGTGCAACATCGTCCCAGCCTCCAGCTCGTCAGAGAAAAGGACCAAAATTCAAACAAAGAGGGTCGAAGGAATTCAAAAGCAAACCGCCCAAGAAAGGAGTGATCGG ATTTGAAGAAATCCCTGGAATGGAGGGCTTGGGCCAAG ATATCACCGTCGTTTGCCCCTGGGAAGCGTACAGCCATCTTGAGTTGCACGAACTTGCGCAATATGGAATTATTTGA